One part of the Pseudemcibacter aquimaris genome encodes these proteins:
- a CDS encoding elements of external origin — MGVSIREYARRRGVSDTAVRKAIKQGRITAEADGSIDVEKANADWKRNTSTVRQKVKAVPKSAVEAVEETLKESGSHAGGTTFMQARTANEVLKAQTGRVKLKQLKGELIDRDAAIAHVFRLARQERDAWTSWPSRISSQMAADLEVDAHKLHVMLERYVREHLSELAAIKPNFRE; from the coding sequence ATGGGCGTATCCATTCGGGAATATGCGCGACGGCGCGGCGTGAGTGATACGGCGGTGCGCAAAGCGATCAAGCAAGGACGCATAACAGCTGAAGCTGATGGCAGCATTGATGTTGAAAAAGCCAATGCTGATTGGAAGCGCAACACTTCGACGGTCAGGCAAAAAGTCAAAGCTGTTCCAAAGTCTGCTGTAGAGGCTGTTGAAGAAACGCTCAAAGAATCTGGCAGTCATGCAGGTGGCACCACCTTCATGCAGGCGAGAACCGCAAATGAAGTCCTGAAGGCGCAAACGGGCCGCGTTAAACTCAAACAGCTCAAGGGAGAATTGATCGACCGGGATGCAGCGATCGCCCATGTGTTTCGGCTGGCCCGGCAGGAACGGGATGCCTGGACATCATGGCCTTCCCGAATTTCCAGCCAGATGGCAGCGGATCTGGAAGTGGATGCCCATAAGCTACATGTAATGTTGGAAAGATATGTCCGAGAGCACCTCAGCGAGCTTGCCGCCATCAAACCCAATTTCAGGGAATGA
- a CDS encoding site-specific DNA-methyltransferase has translation MSLQVEQIATEQLIPYARNARTHGAEQVAQIAASIAEFGFVNPVLIGGDDILIAGHGRLLAAQKLGLDQVPAIRLDYLTESQRRALVIADNRIAENAGWDEEMLRLELAELSEEDFDLDLLGFDGSEIDDLLVALDEDGTEDLDGDIPEAEENPVSKTGDLWILGDHKLLCGDATKGEDMALLMGSEFADMTFTDPPYNVNYGDTPKDKLPSKGGSKAGRKIMNDNLGEDFQAFLTAACENMLKVTKGGLYICMSSSELDTLQSAFRSAGGKWSTFIIWAKNTFTLGRSDYQRQYEPILYGWKEGNERYWCGARDQGDVWFYNKPRKNDLHPTMKPVDLVVRAIKNSSKTKDIILDPFGGSGSTLIGAEHTGRQARLIELDPQYVDVIIKRWQEMTGLDAVHADQQKTYAELARE, from the coding sequence ATGAGTTTGCAGGTTGAGCAAATTGCGACCGAGCAGTTAATCCCCTATGCCCGGAACGCCAGAACCCATGGCGCAGAACAGGTGGCTCAAATTGCGGCCTCCATTGCGGAGTTCGGTTTTGTAAATCCGGTTTTGATTGGCGGCGATGATATTTTGATCGCGGGCCACGGTCGTCTGCTCGCTGCCCAGAAGCTGGGCTTGGATCAGGTGCCAGCTATTCGCCTTGATTATCTGACGGAAAGTCAGCGCAGGGCTTTGGTGATTGCAGATAACCGGATTGCAGAGAATGCAGGCTGGGATGAAGAAATGCTCCGCCTTGAACTGGCCGAGTTGTCTGAAGAGGATTTCGATCTGGACCTGCTTGGTTTTGACGGATCAGAGATTGATGACCTTCTTGTTGCCTTGGATGAAGACGGCACAGAAGATCTGGACGGTGATATTCCTGAAGCTGAAGAAAATCCTGTCAGCAAAACGGGTGACCTCTGGATTTTGGGAGATCATAAACTGCTCTGCGGTGATGCTACCAAAGGTGAAGATATGGCGCTGCTCATGGGCAGTGAGTTTGCAGACATGACCTTCACTGATCCGCCCTACAATGTGAACTACGGCGATACGCCCAAAGACAAGCTACCAAGCAAGGGAGGCTCTAAGGCGGGCCGTAAGATCATGAATGATAACTTGGGTGAGGATTTTCAGGCATTCCTGACGGCTGCTTGCGAAAACATGCTGAAGGTCACAAAAGGCGGTCTCTATATCTGCATGAGTTCAAGTGAGCTGGACACTTTGCAAAGTGCGTTTAGAAGTGCGGGCGGCAAATGGTCCACTTTTATCATTTGGGCCAAAAATACATTCACACTGGGCCGATCCGATTATCAACGCCAGTATGAGCCCATCCTCTATGGCTGGAAGGAAGGCAATGAGCGCTATTGGTGCGGGGCCCGGGATCAGGGTGATGTCTGGTTCTATAACAAGCCACGTAAGAACGATCTCCACCCAACCATGAAACCCGTGGATCTGGTGGTGAGAGCCATCAAGAACTCCAGCAAAACGAAAGATATTATTTTGGACCCCTTTGGCGGTTCAGGTTCAACACTGATTGGTGCTGAGCATACAGGCCGTCAGGCACGATTGATTGAGCTAGATCCGCAATATGTGGATGTGATCATTAAGCGCTGGCAGGAGATGACGGGATTGGATGCGGTCCACGCAGATCAGCAAAAAACATATGCGGAGCTGGCTAGAGAATAA
- a CDS encoding DUF6362 family protein, with product MKKWTITEVEERLAEAASVLKRLPEKKLQGYYTVWPEITPEFSDLVGQKDVKTLKPWPLPDAITRMEECLSWTVGLEPVDGKIVWLRASGARWKTVCWTVGLKRSAAHEHWLYGLCLITLKLNRQQAPAKRSRRYIIDLARESSR from the coding sequence ATGAAGAAATGGACGATCACCGAAGTTGAAGAGCGTTTGGCAGAAGCCGCCTCGGTCCTAAAGCGCCTGCCTGAGAAGAAGCTGCAAGGATATTACACCGTGTGGCCAGAGATCACGCCGGAGTTTTCTGATCTGGTAGGTCAGAAGGATGTAAAGACGCTAAAGCCATGGCCGCTCCCAGACGCCATCACGCGCATGGAGGAGTGCTTGTCCTGGACCGTGGGCCTTGAGCCTGTAGATGGTAAGATCGTCTGGCTCAGGGCTTCTGGGGCTCGCTGGAAGACTGTCTGCTGGACCGTTGGTCTCAAACGTTCAGCCGCCCACGAGCACTGGCTCTACGGCCTTTGCCTGATCACACTCAAGCTCAACAGACAGCAAGCCCCAGCCAAGCGTTCACGTCGGTATATCATTGACCTTGCAAGGGAGAGTAGCAGATAG
- a CDS encoding DUF6378 domain-containing protein: MSGEFLLKLAAETFAERKAAYGNASDLFDGIAKRWSMTLGTQVTADQVAMCMIDLKMARLAHDPRHADSILDVAGYAACLHEVTSKGGQT, translated from the coding sequence ATGAGTGGGGAATTTTTGTTGAAACTCGCAGCCGAGACATTTGCGGAGCGCAAAGCTGCTTACGGCAATGCATCAGATCTCTTTGACGGTATTGCAAAGCGTTGGTCCATGACACTGGGTACGCAGGTCACTGCTGACCAGGTTGCCATGTGCATGATTGATCTCAAAATGGCGCGGCTCGCCCATGACCCCCGGCATGCTGACAGCATTCTGGATGTGGCAGGCTATGCGGCTTGCCTCCATGAGGTCACAAGCAAGGGAGGTCAGACATGA
- a CDS encoding AAA family ATPase: MQAPSPTSPWFDFNSANDQIEAVHADLPDRKAPIKAQLLGSLEGYLHQLLPAGSKKHGRFVVGDTSGSKGQSLSVDLTGSKAGMWHDFATGEGGDVFDLFASVWGLNTHHDFGELLQRLEDWLGIAPVRSSDTKPTAPIVDELGAYSAKWDYLDADGQLLACVYRYDTEAGKEFRPWDVQSRKMKAPDIRPLYNLPEIVKSGRVILVEGEKCADALGSIGIAATTAMFGAKAPLDKTDWSPLKGKQVIIWPDHDEAGRVYAQKLLAALPSFGVASVTVLSIPAGKPEKWDAADAVAEGFDVPTLLEGDVRPAIPSFALEELIADKSPMPADLVAPRVMTPGSILVFGGAPKVGKSDFLLSWFIHLAAGEDFLGMSPSGALKIFYFQAEVQYHYLRERVQTLAVSSDLRARAGRNLILTPQLRLLLNSEGVEQLARAILSKFPDGPDIIAIDPIRNVFDGGSDGGGENDNAAMMFFLTERVERLAKLVNPDAAVILVHHTRKLPKKQLEEDPFQALSGASAMRGFYSSGLLLFRPDESRTERNLYFELRNGPALPYKLVDKLDGRWMELDKNSERLVNQDYGEKLDAERRRKHDVILQILFEEAKSGRVYTMNQFCQAFENSAGLGGETTIRRRLDVLSTKGYIKFFRDAEQYGIAQSARTKYGFMCVEDMRIAGEHDVVDPETGEVTSSVIPVLPSHYKCRSTAAALPVEDPQIWIYYEEGNP, encoded by the coding sequence ATGCAAGCGCCTTCTCCAACATCACCGTGGTTTGATTTTAATTCAGCCAATGACCAGATCGAGGCGGTCCATGCGGACCTGCCGGATCGCAAGGCACCCATTAAGGCGCAATTGCTTGGCAGTCTTGAAGGCTATCTGCACCAGCTTCTTCCGGCTGGCAGCAAAAAGCATGGGAGGTTTGTCGTTGGGGATACGAGCGGGAGCAAAGGCCAAAGCCTCAGTGTAGATCTCACGGGTAGCAAGGCCGGGATGTGGCATGACTTTGCCACCGGGGAAGGCGGTGATGTCTTTGACCTGTTTGCGTCTGTATGGGGTTTGAACACACATCATGACTTTGGCGAACTGCTGCAAAGGCTTGAAGACTGGCTGGGCATTGCGCCCGTGCGCTCGAGTGATACCAAACCTACCGCACCCATTGTGGATGAGCTGGGAGCCTATAGCGCTAAATGGGACTATCTGGATGCGGACGGGCAGCTTTTAGCCTGCGTTTACCGGTATGACACTGAGGCAGGTAAGGAGTTCAGGCCGTGGGATGTGCAGAGCCGCAAGATGAAAGCGCCTGACATTCGGCCCCTCTATAATTTGCCCGAGATAGTCAAATCGGGCCGTGTGATTCTGGTCGAAGGGGAAAAATGCGCTGATGCACTCGGCTCCATAGGCATTGCAGCTACAACGGCCATGTTCGGTGCCAAGGCTCCGCTTGATAAAACCGACTGGTCACCGCTTAAAGGCAAGCAGGTCATCATCTGGCCCGATCATGATGAAGCGGGGCGTGTATATGCCCAGAAGCTCTTGGCGGCACTGCCAAGCTTCGGTGTGGCCAGTGTAACAGTTCTCTCCATCCCAGCAGGCAAACCAGAAAAGTGGGACGCTGCGGACGCGGTTGCTGAAGGTTTTGATGTGCCCACGCTTTTGGAGGGGGATGTGCGCCCGGCCATTCCATCCTTCGCGCTTGAAGAGCTGATTGCTGACAAGAGCCCAATGCCTGCAGATCTGGTCGCACCGCGTGTGATGACGCCGGGCAGTATTCTGGTTTTTGGCGGCGCACCCAAGGTAGGCAAAAGTGATTTCCTGTTATCGTGGTTTATCCATTTGGCAGCTGGCGAGGATTTTCTCGGCATGTCGCCCTCTGGGGCGCTGAAGATTTTCTATTTTCAGGCTGAGGTTCAATATCACTATTTGAGAGAGCGGGTGCAGACGCTGGCTGTCTCAAGTGACCTCAGAGCCCGCGCTGGGCGCAATCTCATCCTCACGCCGCAACTACGCCTGCTTCTGAACAGTGAGGGTGTGGAGCAGCTGGCAAGAGCCATCCTGTCCAAATTCCCGGACGGGCCAGACATTATTGCCATTGATCCCATTCGCAATGTCTTTGACGGCGGCAGTGACGGTGGCGGCGAAAATGACAACGCAGCCATGATGTTCTTCTTGACCGAGCGGGTCGAGCGGCTTGCCAAATTGGTCAATCCGGATGCTGCGGTTATTCTCGTTCACCACACACGAAAACTTCCTAAAAAGCAGCTGGAAGAAGATCCGTTTCAGGCACTTTCGGGTGCCAGTGCCATGCGGGGATTTTATTCGTCCGGTCTTCTGCTGTTCAGGCCCGATGAAAGCAGGACTGAGCGTAACCTCTATTTTGAACTACGAAACGGTCCAGCCCTGCCATACAAGCTGGTTGATAAGCTCGATGGGCGCTGGATGGAGCTCGACAAAAATAGCGAGCGTTTGGTCAATCAGGATTACGGAGAAAAGCTCGACGCTGAGCGCAGGCGCAAACATGACGTGATCCTTCAGATCCTCTTTGAAGAGGCGAAGTCCGGGCGCGTCTATACCATGAACCAGTTTTGTCAGGCATTTGAGAATAGTGCTGGGCTGGGCGGAGAGACCACCATTCGCAGGCGCTTGGATGTTTTGTCGACCAAAGGCTACATCAAGTTTTTCAGAGACGCTGAGCAATATGGGATCGCACAGTCAGCCAGAACCAAATACGGCTTCATGTGTGTGGAAGATATGCGCATTGCTGGTGAACATGATGTTGTCGATCCCGAAACCGGTGAGGTGACCTCAAGCGTTATCCCGGTTCTTCCATCACACTATAAATGCCGTTCCACGGCGGCAGCATTGCCTGTCGAAGACCCTCAAATTTGGATCTATTATGAGGAGGGTAACCCATGA
- a CDS encoding PD-(D/E)XK nuclease family protein, giving the protein MLDFNSKESFADRVNDKIDVALTTKSASETPRSYLGASRLGVECARALQFEFQNAPKDEGRDFSGQLLRIFAAGHLFEDLAIDWLRQAGFEIFTEKPNGYQFGFSVAGGRIKGHVDGIITAAPTSLKLTFPMLWECKSMNAKSWADTVKKGVVKSKPIYAAQMAIYQAYMEGSVEGISSNPAFFTAVNKDTAEIHHELVPFNAELAQKMSDKAVNIIKACEAGEFLPRISDTPTFYLCRFCDWQDRCWKEA; this is encoded by the coding sequence ATGTTAGATTTTAATTCAAAAGAGAGCTTTGCAGACCGCGTCAACGATAAGATTGATGTGGCGCTGACCACCAAGTCTGCAAGCGAAACACCGCGCAGCTATCTTGGTGCCTCCCGTTTGGGTGTTGAATGCGCCCGCGCTTTGCAGTTCGAGTTTCAGAATGCCCCGAAAGATGAAGGGCGGGATTTCTCCGGGCAGTTGCTGCGGATTTTTGCGGCAGGCCACCTGTTCGAAGATTTAGCCATTGATTGGTTGCGTCAGGCAGGCTTTGAGATTTTCACGGAAAAACCCAACGGCTACCAGTTTGGTTTCTCGGTTGCTGGTGGCCGCATCAAAGGCCATGTGGACGGGATTATCACAGCTGCCCCGACAAGCCTGAAGCTCACCTTTCCCATGCTCTGGGAGTGCAAGTCCATGAATGCCAAGTCATGGGCAGATACTGTCAAAAAAGGTGTTGTTAAATCCAAACCAATCTATGCGGCTCAGATGGCTATTTATCAGGCCTATATGGAAGGATCGGTTGAAGGGATTTCTTCCAACCCAGCTTTCTTCACGGCGGTCAATAAAGACACAGCAGAAATCCACCATGAACTGGTGCCGTTTAATGCTGAGCTTGCGCAAAAGATGAGCGACAAGGCGGTGAACATTATCAAAGCCTGTGAGGCTGGAGAGTTTCTGCCGCGCATCAGTGATACGCCGACATTTTATCTCTGCCGTTTTTGTGACTGGCAGGATCGATGTTGGAAGGAGGCATAA
- a CDS encoding DUF6511 domain-containing protein produces MIDPTKNESAAMEAALVPLGEYVSSIGMNRPLADYQKDEVLALIETVVTAYQDNLRQQFPTSEEIPF; encoded by the coding sequence ATGATTGATCCGACAAAAAATGAGAGTGCAGCCATGGAAGCTGCCTTGGTGCCGCTCGGTGAATATGTGTCGAGCATCGGCATGAACCGTCCTTTGGCTGACTATCAAAAAGACGAAGTCTTGGCCCTCATCGAAACCGTGGTTACGGCCTATCAGGATAACTTGCGCCAGCAGTTTCCCACATCAGAGGAGATCCCATTCTGA
- a CDS encoding DEAD/DEAH box helicase produces the protein MILRPRQKTFVERCTAALHEHGNTLGVAPTGAGKTIMLSGVAGGYVADSDAKVCVLAHRDELTGQNEAKFKRVNSGASTSRYDASSKDWSGQTTFAMVQTLSRQANVNAMPKLDLLVIDEAHHAAADSYRRVIDRAYDQNPDLKLFGVTATPNRGDKQGLRPVFSNVGDQIAIGELIASGHLVPPRTFVIDVGAQKELTQVRKSVDDFDMAQVDAIMNRSPITDAVIKHWQDKAHDRPTVVFCSTISHAQNVSDAFNAHGVAAAAIHGELSSKDRAAILKAYSDGEIQVVVNVAVLTEGWDHPPTSCVILLRPSSYKSTMIQMVGRGLRTVDPEEFPGVVKTDCIVLDFGTSSLLHGSLEQDVDLDSRTGDGEAPQKECPECHAMVPISSRECSICSHVFESEATEGSPLSDFIMSEVDLLKRSSFRWVDLFGDDLALMACGFKAWAGIFYLGGRWYAVGGVDGKIVRLLSVGERTVCLASADDWLNDYESDETAHKTKGWLNQSATAKQLALLPADYRMDFSLTRYQASALLKFQFNRGSIQQLVMRSAEDLAA, from the coding sequence ATGATTTTACGTCCCAGACAAAAGACCTTTGTGGAGCGCTGCACGGCGGCGCTTCATGAACACGGCAACACGCTCGGTGTGGCCCCAACAGGTGCTGGCAAGACCATCATGCTATCCGGTGTCGCAGGCGGCTATGTAGCAGATAGTGATGCCAAAGTATGTGTGCTTGCACACCGCGATGAGCTGACTGGACAAAATGAAGCCAAGTTCAAGCGCGTCAATAGTGGGGCAAGCACGTCCCGCTATGATGCGAGCAGTAAAGACTGGTCCGGCCAGACAACCTTCGCCATGGTGCAGACGCTCTCCAGACAGGCCAATGTCAATGCAATGCCGAAGCTTGACCTGCTGGTTATTGATGAAGCGCATCACGCAGCTGCAGATAGCTATCGGCGGGTCATTGATCGGGCATATGACCAGAACCCTGATCTAAAACTCTTCGGTGTTACCGCGACACCTAACAGGGGAGACAAGCAGGGGCTCAGACCTGTTTTCTCAAATGTTGGCGATCAAATCGCTATTGGAGAATTGATTGCATCCGGGCATTTGGTGCCGCCGCGCACCTTTGTTATCGATGTGGGCGCACAGAAAGAGCTTACCCAAGTCCGCAAGTCTGTCGATGATTTCGATATGGCACAAGTGGATGCCATCATGAACCGCTCACCCATTACGGACGCGGTAATCAAGCACTGGCAGGATAAAGCCCATGATCGTCCAACGGTCGTTTTCTGCTCGACCATCAGTCATGCACAGAATGTGAGTGATGCCTTTAATGCACACGGTGTGGCAGCAGCTGCTATTCACGGTGAGCTATCTTCAAAGGACCGGGCTGCAATCCTGAAGGCTTATAGTGATGGTGAAATTCAGGTCGTCGTCAATGTGGCAGTTCTGACGGAGGGCTGGGACCACCCTCCAACTTCATGTGTGATCCTGCTGCGACCTTCCTCATACAAATCGACTATGATTCAAATGGTCGGCAGAGGGCTTAGGACCGTTGACCCTGAAGAGTTTCCGGGTGTTGTTAAAACAGATTGTATCGTTTTGGACTTCGGCACATCCAGCTTGCTGCATGGGTCACTTGAACAGGATGTAGATCTGGATTCGCGCACTGGCGATGGTGAGGCTCCCCAAAAAGAATGTCCGGAATGCCATGCGATGGTGCCGATCAGCAGCCGTGAATGTTCCATTTGCTCCCACGTGTTTGAGTCAGAAGCCACAGAAGGCAGCCCCTTGTCGGATTTTATCATGTCCGAAGTGGATCTTTTGAAGCGATCTTCATTCCGCTGGGTTGATCTGTTTGGTGATGATCTGGCTTTGATGGCCTGCGGCTTCAAAGCATGGGCTGGCATCTTTTATCTCGGCGGGCGTTGGTATGCAGTTGGCGGGGTGGACGGCAAGATCGTTCGGCTTCTCAGTGTGGGTGAGCGCACGGTTTGTCTGGCTTCCGCTGATGACTGGCTCAATGACTATGAAAGCGATGAGACGGCTCACAAGACCAAAGGCTGGCTCAACCAGTCTGCCACGGCAAAGCAGCTCGCCTTGTTGCCCGCTGACTACCGGATGGATTTCAGTCTGACCCGCTATCAGGCATCAGCCCTGCTCAAATTTCAATTTAACCGTGGCTCTATCCAGCAGCTCGTCATGCGCTCGGCAGAAGACCTGGCGGCATGA
- a CDS encoding ATP-binding protein, producing the protein MSLPIISADERLNETRGVKGVIFGKSGIGKTSLLWTLPANETLFMDLEAGDLAIEGWAGDSIRPRTWQECRDFAVFIGGPNPSLRDDQPYSQAHFDAVCEQFGSADVLSKYKTVFIDSITVAGRLCFNWCKGQPQAMSDRTGKPDTRGAYGLHGQEMIAWLTHLQHTRDKNIWFVGILDERLDDFNRKVFAPQIEGAKTGLELPGIVDQVITMAEIKPEEGPAYRAFITHTINPYGYPAKDRSGRLEMMEEPRLDNLMGKIHQPVQPAAERLQHHFPQQPQDNGPQQGEEQ; encoded by the coding sequence ATGAGCCTTCCTATTATTTCAGCGGATGAACGCCTGAATGAGACCCGTGGGGTCAAGGGCGTGATCTTCGGCAAGTCCGGTATTGGCAAGACATCTTTGCTTTGGACGCTGCCAGCCAATGAAACCCTCTTTATGGATCTGGAAGCTGGTGACCTCGCCATAGAAGGCTGGGCTGGTGACAGCATCCGTCCGCGCACTTGGCAGGAATGCCGGGACTTCGCGGTCTTCATTGGCGGCCCCAACCCCTCGCTGCGTGATGACCAGCCATATAGTCAGGCGCATTTTGATGCGGTTTGTGAGCAGTTTGGCAGCGCAGACGTTTTGAGCAAATACAAGACGGTCTTCATTGATAGCATCACCGTTGCGGGTCGACTGTGTTTCAACTGGTGCAAGGGGCAACCCCAAGCCATGTCTGATCGCACAGGCAAGCCTGACACCCGGGGGGCTTACGGCCTTCACGGCCAAGAGATGATCGCGTGGCTCACGCATCTCCAGCATACCAGAGATAAAAACATCTGGTTTGTCGGCATCCTTGATGAGCGTTTGGATGACTTCAATCGCAAGGTCTTTGCCCCGCAGATTGAGGGCGCAAAAACCGGCCTGGAGCTGCCAGGCATCGTGGATCAGGTCATTACCATGGCTGAGATCAAGCCAGAGGAAGGCCCAGCTTACCGCGCCTTCATAACCCATACCATCAACCCATACGGCTATCCGGCAAAGGATCGCTCTGGTCGTCTTGAGATGATGGAAGAGCCTCGGCTCGACAACTTGATGGGCAAAATTCATCAGCCGGTTCAGCCTGCTGCAGAGCGCCTGCAGCATCACTTCCCACAGCAACCCCAAGATAACGGCCCTCAGCAGGGCGAGGAGCAATAA
- a CDS encoding helix-turn-helix transcriptional regulator: protein MSIKHLNQIELADRWNLSERTLERWRWLGEGPAFMKLGGRVVYRVEDIEAFEANQMRQSTTENTYLQGGAK, encoded by the coding sequence ATGTCCATTAAGCATTTAAATCAGATCGAGCTCGCCGATCGTTGGAACTTGAGCGAGCGCACCTTGGAACGGTGGCGTTGGTTGGGCGAAGGCCCAGCCTTTATGAAACTCGGTGGCCGGGTTGTTTACCGCGTCGAGGATATTGAAGCCTTTGAAGCAAACCAAATGCGTCAAAGCACCACAGAAAACACCTATCTTCAGGGAGGCGCAAAATGA
- a CDS encoding XRE family transcriptional regulator: MADRLKARTRQLGLNAGQVAEMANINRSFVYDIMRGRSENPNLEKLDKVAGAIKVERNWLLHGMGDVQGENPIMEDPNEAFVAVPSVKLTASMGGGREVVEDVENGEPYHFQSSWIKHKLQADPKNLKIMHVEGDSMMPTLHDGDVVLVDVGRKSPTPPGIFILHDGMGLVAKRLENIPNNDPPMVRVISDNNFYSPYERTLDEVNIIGKVRWYAREI, translated from the coding sequence ATGGCTGACAGACTAAAAGCAAGGACCAGACAGCTTGGGCTGAATGCGGGTCAAGTTGCTGAAATGGCAAATATCAACAGATCATTTGTCTACGACATTATGCGTGGTCGTTCTGAAAATCCTAATCTGGAAAAACTGGATAAAGTAGCCGGTGCAATCAAGGTTGAGCGAAACTGGTTACTCCATGGCATGGGTGATGTGCAGGGTGAGAACCCTATCATGGAAGACCCAAATGAAGCCTTTGTCGCGGTTCCATCTGTGAAGCTCACAGCCTCTATGGGGGGTGGGCGTGAAGTCGTTGAGGATGTTGAAAATGGCGAGCCTTATCACTTCCAGAGCTCGTGGATTAAACATAAGTTACAAGCCGACCCAAAGAACCTGAAGATTATGCATGTGGAAGGTGACAGCATGATGCCCACCCTGCATGACGGCGATGTGGTTCTTGTTGACGTGGGACGTAAATCCCCCACCCCTCCGGGCATCTTCATTCTTCATGATGGTATGGGGCTGGTTGCCAAGAGGCTTGAGAACATTCCAAACAATGACCCGCCTATGGTTCGGGTGATCTCAGACAATAACTTTTACTCCCCATATGAACGCACGCTTGATGAGGTGAACATCATTGGCAAAGTTCGCTGGTATGCGCGGGAGATATAA
- a CDS encoding thermonuclease family protein, with amino-acid sequence MIYKALTFIAVLLLLSPSSYANEVEGLARVVDGDTLVIGKQRIRLHGIDAPEQKQLCRKKENFDWACGQAATQALKQKIASQSVKCIGETYDRYKRLIAVCYLGKTDLNRWMVRNGLSVAYRRYSKDYITEEKYAQNQKNGIWNSEFQMPWTWRKNNK; translated from the coding sequence ATGATCTATAAAGCCCTCACATTCATAGCAGTTCTATTGCTTCTTTCCCCATCCAGCTATGCCAATGAAGTTGAGGGACTAGCTCGGGTTGTCGACGGTGACACCTTAGTCATAGGCAAACAGCGCATAAGACTTCACGGCATTGATGCTCCTGAACAAAAGCAGCTATGCCGTAAAAAAGAGAATTTTGACTGGGCTTGCGGTCAAGCGGCCACTCAAGCGTTAAAGCAAAAAATTGCTTCCCAATCAGTCAAGTGTATTGGGGAAACTTATGACCGCTATAAACGTTTAATCGCAGTCTGTTACTTAGGCAAAACTGATCTGAACAGATGGATGGTACGCAATGGATTAAGCGTAGCCTATCGGCGTTATTCCAAAGATTACATAACCGAAGAAAAATATGCGCAAAACCAAAAGAATGGCATTTGGAATTCTGAATTTCAGATGCCTTGGACTTGGCGAAAAAACAACAAATAG
- a CDS encoding TMEM165/GDT1 family protein — protein MWWQTIGATAAIIGLAEIGDKSQLVCMALAAKHKRIKPVLLGSIIAFSILNALAVIFGGAVANWLPREWILAGAAILFSVFGIKTFFEKDVEDDNIEETKTSSLFLTTFLMIFLAELGDKTQIATAGLASMYPALYVWTGATIALASTSFLGAVTGKTILTKLPIVWLHKFAGILFLGMAVYAGWSFIKLVGFI, from the coding sequence ATGTGGTGGCAAACTATAGGCGCAACAGCAGCCATTATCGGACTGGCAGAGATCGGTGACAAAAGCCAATTAGTGTGTATGGCACTCGCTGCAAAGCACAAGCGCATTAAGCCAGTACTATTGGGCTCTATCATCGCATTCAGTATCCTAAATGCTTTGGCTGTAATTTTTGGTGGTGCAGTAGCTAACTGGTTACCTCGCGAATGGATTTTAGCTGGCGCAGCAATCCTCTTTTCAGTGTTTGGTATCAAAACATTTTTTGAAAAAGATGTAGAAGACGACAATATTGAAGAAACCAAAACTTCAAGCCTCTTCCTCACGACATTTTTGATGATCTTTCTTGCGGAGCTTGGAGATAAAACTCAAATTGCTACGGCTGGCCTCGCTAGCATGTACCCGGCACTATACGTCTGGACTGGTGCTACGATAGCCCTAGCTAGCACTTCGTTCCTAGGCGCTGTTACTGGTAAAACGATTCTGACAAAGCTTCCTATAGTATGGCTTCATAAGTTTGCTGGAATACTATTTCTGGGCATGGCGGTCTATGCAGGCTGGTCTTTCATTAAATTAGTCGGGTTTATTTAA